The Helianthus annuus cultivar XRQ/B chromosome 16, HanXRQr2.0-SUNRISE, whole genome shotgun sequence genome includes a window with the following:
- the LOC110933931 gene encoding uncharacterized protein LOC110933931: protein METNMGDAEKENLQQLFEDEEKTLYTGSKFTKLDAVLKLLNLKSKNGWSDKSFTNLLVLLHDMLPEDNELPVSTYQAKKLMCPMGLEVERIHACPNNCILYRNQYANEHKCVKCGASRHVADSPQWRTIDNKYPEFGKEMRNIRFGLSSDGMNPFGNMSSRRSTWPVLLCIYNLPPLLCMKRKYIMMSLLIQGPRQPGNDIDVYLSPLIDDLKTLWDSGVEVYDAYKKEHFQLHAMIFCTINDFPAYGNLSGYSTKGKKACPVCEDETSSIWLKNCNKTVYMGHRRFLPKGHSFRKKKEEFNGEIETGTMRTRFDAFARVENLNTVLGKRSRDKSEINWKRKSIFWDLPYWRDLNVRHCLDVMHIEKNVCDSLIGLLLNIPGKTKDGINVRKDMVLLNIRKDLAPEQRGDRIYLPPACYNTTKEEKRQFCQCLHDIKVPSTYSSNTKRLVSMKDCKLLGMKSHDCHVLMTHMTPIAIRGLLPDNVRHTITKLCLFFNNIHSKVIDKEDLDKWQKDIYVTLCELEID from the exons ATGGAGACTAATATGGGTGATGCCGAAAAAGAAAATCTACAACAACTAtttgaagatgaagaaaaaacaTTATATACCGGTTCTAAATTTACGAAACTTGATGCTGTGTTGAAGTTGTTGAACTTGAAATCGAAAAACGGATGGAGCGATAAAAGTTTTACAAATTTATTAGTGCTTTTGCATGACATGCTTCCGGAAGATAATGAATTACCAGTTTCGACATACCAAGCAAAAAAGTTGATGTGTCCGATGGGATTGGAGGTTGAAAGAATACATGCATGTCCAAATAATTGTATATTGTATAGAAATCAGTATGCAAATGAACATAAATGTGTTAAGTGTGGTGCATCCAG GCATGTGGCGGATTCACCTCAGTGGAGAACCATTGATAACAAGTATCCTGAATTCGGGAAGGAGATGAGAAACATACGGTTTGGGCTTAGTTCAGACGGGATGAATCCTTTCGGGAACATGAGCAGTCGTCGTAGTACGTGGCCGGTTCTTTTATGCATCTACAATCTTCCACCGTTGTTATGCATGAAACGGAAATACATTATGATGTCGTTGTTGATTCAAGGTCCTAGACAGCCTGGTAATGATATTGATGTGTATTTGTCTCCTTTAATTGATGACTTAAAAACTCTTTGGGATTCGGGTGTAGAAGTATATGATGCCTATAAGAAAGAACACTTTCAATTGCATGCCATGATTTTCTGTACAATAAATGATTTTCCAGCATATGGCAACTTGTCAGGATATAGTACGAAGGGTAAGAAAGcttgtcctgtttgtgaagatgAAACAAGCTCAATATGGTTAAAAAATTGCAATAAAACTGTATACATGGGGCATCGACGATTCCTTCCGAAGGGTCATAGTTTTAGGAAGAAAAAAGAGGAGTTTAACGGAGAGATCGAGACCGGAACGATGAGGACGCGGTTTGATGCATTTGCACGAGTTGAAAATCTAAATACTGTGTTGGGAAAAAGATCTCGTGATAAGAGTGAAATCAATTGGAAAAGAAAATCAATCTTTTGGGATTTACCTTACTGGAGAGATTTAAATGTTAGGCATTGTCTAGATGTTATGCACATAGAAAAAAATGTATGTGATAGCTTGATAGGCTTATTATTAAATATTCCGGGTAAAACTAAAGACGGGATTAATGTCCGAAAAGACATGGTACTTTTGAATATACGTAAAGATCTTGCCCCAGAACAAAGAGGCGACCGTATTTATCTGCCACCTGCTTGTTATAACACAACAAAAGAAGAAAAGAGGCAGTTCTGTCAATGTTTACATGATATTAAGGTTCCATCAACTTATTCTTCAAACACTAAAAGATTGGTGTCGATGAAAGATTGTAAATTGCTTGGAATGAAGTCTCATGATTGTCATGTTTTGATGACACATATGACTCCTATCGCGATTCGTGGATTGCTACCTGATAACGTCCGACATACGATCACAaaactttgtttgttttttaacaacATTCACTCAAAGGTTATTGACAAAGAAGACTTGGATAAATGGCAAAAAGATATTTATGTTACCCTTTGTGAACTAGAGAT AGATTAA
- the LOC110937348 gene encoding monosaccharide-sensing protein 1-like, with protein sequence MAISINPDVESNHENGNISVDETNDNVKTPLLSLNSTSVDKDMIAPVSRSMLNTDQPSESNSVIGIGGGWQLAYTKTEDGKKAGGLQRIYLHQEGGAESRRGSIASLPVADDGDGVRASALVSRSVLCLDDTMGQNPIQSGLIKPQQSTKDVTSWADLSKLVLNKH encoded by the coding sequence ATGGCGATCAGCATAAACCCGGATGTAGAGAGTAATCACGAAAATGGGAACATATCCGTGGACGAAACTAATGATAATGTAAAAACCCCGTTGCTATCGCTTAATTCAACTAGTGTAGATAAAGACATGATTGCTCCGGTTTCTAGGAGTATGTTAAACACAGATCAGCCTAGCGAGTCGAATAGTGTGATAGGgattggtggtgggtggcagttGGCGTATACAAAGACCGAAGACGGGAAGAAAGCGGGCGGGTTGCAGCGGATTTACTTGCACCAGGAGGGTGGTGCAGAATCCAGACGCGGGTCCATTGCTTCACTCCCGGTTGCGGATGATGGTGACGGGGTTCGGGCCTCGGCTCTTGTTAGTAGATCAGTTCTTTGTTTAGATGATACGATGGGTCAGAACCCGATTCAGTCGGGTCTGATCAAACCACAACAGTCTACTAAAGATGTGACAAGTTGGGCTGATCTTTCCAAGCTGGTATTAAACAAGCATTGA